From Neobacillus sp. PS2-9, the proteins below share one genomic window:
- the opp3b gene encoding oligopeptide ABC transporter permease codes for MAKYLVQRVIYMLITLFIVISITFFLMKLIPGSPFNNFEKLSEFQRTLLLEKYGLNDPVPVQFFKYLGAMVKGDLGVSFQFDNTPVTELLANRIGPSATLGLEAMIFGALIGIFLGVVAALKQNTWMDYGSTFIAVVGKSVPSFIFAGLLQYYVAVKLGWLPVMFWRGPEYTILPTIALAMFPISIAARFMRTEMIEVLGSDYITLAKAKGASFWQISVKHALRNALIPVVTVLGPLAVGLMTGSLVIERIFGIPGLGEQFVKSISVNDYPVIMGTNILFAVLFVVIILVVDILYGIIDPRIRISGGKTK; via the coding sequence ATGGCAAAATATCTCGTGCAACGTGTGATTTATATGTTAATTACACTTTTCATTGTTATATCAATTACTTTTTTCCTCATGAAATTAATTCCTGGAAGTCCATTTAATAACTTTGAAAAACTCTCAGAATTCCAGCGTACCCTTTTGCTAGAGAAATATGGGTTAAATGACCCCGTGCCTGTTCAGTTTTTTAAGTATTTAGGTGCAATGGTAAAAGGTGATCTAGGAGTTTCCTTTCAATTTGATAATACCCCTGTAACAGAACTTCTCGCTAATCGTATTGGACCATCCGCAACACTTGGATTGGAAGCCATGATTTTTGGTGCATTAATTGGAATTTTCCTAGGTGTAGTTGCTGCATTGAAGCAAAATACCTGGATGGATTATGGTTCTACTTTTATTGCTGTAGTAGGTAAATCTGTTCCATCATTTATTTTTGCTGGACTGCTTCAGTATTACGTTGCAGTTAAACTAGGATGGTTACCAGTAATGTTTTGGAGAGGACCAGAGTATACGATCCTTCCGACTATAGCGTTAGCAATGTTCCCTATTTCAATCGCAGCGCGGTTTATGCGTACTGAAATGATTGAAGTGCTAGGGTCTGACTATATTACACTTGCTAAAGCAAAAGGGGCAAGCTTTTGGCAAATTAGTGTAAAGCATGCTCTTAGAAATGCATTAATCCCTGTTGTTACCGTTTTGGGACCATTGGCTGTAGGTTTAATGACTGGTTCACTAGTTATTGAAAGAATCTTTGGTATTCCTGGCTTAGGTGAACAGTTTGTTAAATCGATCAGTGTAAATGATTATCCAGTAATTATGGGTACAAATATTTTATTTGCCGTTCTATTCGTAGTTATTATATTAGTCGTTGATATTCTTTACGGAATTATCGACCCACGTATTCGTATTTCGGGGGGGAAAACTAAATGA
- a CDS encoding ABC transporter ATP-binding protein: MAQDKLLEIKNLKQYFNEGKANEVKAVDNVSFDIYKGEVMGLVGESGCGKSTTGRTIIRLYDATGGEVLYDGVNVHGKKSKKQLKDFNRKMQMIFQDPYASLNPRLKIADVIAEGIDIHGLATSKQDRMEQVYKLLETVGLNREHANRYPHEFSGGQRQRIGIARALAVQPEFIIADEPISALDVSIQAQVVNLMKKLQKEKGLTYLFIAHDLSMVKYISDRIGVMYFGKMVELAPAEELYKNPLHPYTQSLLSAIPAPDPISERTRKRKSYDPASHNYDGNEAVEFREVTPGHFVLCSEKEFKQYQAQSKH, from the coding sequence ATGGCTCAAGATAAATTACTTGAAATTAAAAATTTAAAGCAGTATTTTAACGAAGGTAAAGCGAACGAAGTAAAAGCCGTTGATAACGTCTCATTTGATATTTACAAAGGGGAAGTTATGGGACTAGTTGGTGAGTCTGGTTGTGGTAAGTCTACTACTGGGCGTACGATTATCCGCCTATACGATGCAACAGGTGGAGAAGTCTTATATGACGGTGTTAACGTTCATGGGAAAAAGTCTAAAAAACAATTAAAAGACTTTAACCGTAAGATGCAAATGATTTTCCAAGATCCATATGCATCTCTTAATCCGAGATTGAAAATTGCTGATGTTATTGCCGAGGGAATTGATATTCACGGTTTGGCAACATCAAAGCAAGATCGTATGGAACAGGTATATAAGCTATTAGAAACAGTTGGTTTGAATAGAGAACATGCCAATCGTTATCCACATGAGTTTAGTGGCGGTCAACGTCAAAGGATAGGTATCGCGAGAGCACTTGCGGTTCAACCGGAATTCATCATTGCAGACGAGCCTATTTCAGCGTTGGATGTTTCCATTCAGGCACAGGTTGTAAATCTTATGAAGAAATTGCAAAAAGAGAAAGGTCTAACCTACCTTTTTATCGCACATGACCTTTCAATGGTTAAATACATTAGTGATCGTATTGGTGTAATGTACTTCGGTAAGATGGTTGAGCTTGCACCGGCAGAAGAGCTTTATAAAAATCCTCTTCACCCATATACTCAATCATTATTGTCAGCAATTCCTGCTCCAGATCCAATCAGTGAGCGGACTAGAAAGCGTAAATCATATGATCCAGCTTCCCATAATTATGATGGTAACGAAGCAGTTGAATTTAGAGAAGTTACCCCAGGTCATTTTGTTTTATGCTCAGAAAAAGAGTTCAAACAATATCAGGCACAATCTAAGCATTAA
- the mecA gene encoding adaptor protein MecA — protein MEIERINENTVKFYISYGDIEERGFDREEIWYNRERSEELFWEMMDEVHGEEEFVVEGPLWIQVQALEKGLEVLVTKAQLSKDGQKFELPLPSDKMKDIPVDEKIEELLDQHFNPQHLEEEEILLEEETLEFLLVFKDFEDIIMLSSRPGLDDLVTKLYHFEGKYYLYTEFPEDVFEEDQIDDILSILLEYGYETQITIHRVQEYGKEIISENVFAELRKHFG, from the coding sequence GTGGAGATTGAACGTATTAACGAAAATACTGTTAAATTTTACATTTCCTATGGAGATATTGAGGAAAGAGGATTTGACCGTGAAGAAATATGGTACAATCGTGAACGAAGTGAAGAACTCTTTTGGGAAATGATGGATGAAGTGCATGGCGAAGAAGAATTTGTGGTTGAAGGTCCGCTTTGGATACAGGTTCAGGCTCTAGAGAAGGGGTTAGAGGTTCTGGTTACTAAAGCACAGCTTTCTAAAGATGGGCAAAAGTTCGAGCTCCCACTTCCTAGTGATAAAATGAAAGATATTCCGGTGGATGAAAAAATTGAAGAACTTTTAGACCAACATTTCAATCCACAACATTTAGAGGAAGAAGAGATCCTCTTAGAGGAAGAGACTCTAGAATTTCTTCTCGTTTTTAAAGATTTTGAAGATATTATTATGCTTTCAAGCCGTCCAGGGTTAGATGATTTAGTGACTAAACTTTATCATTTTGAAGGTAAGTACTATTTATATACAGAATTTCCTGAAGATGTGTTTGAAGAAGATCAAATTGATGACATTCTAAGTATTTTACTCGAATATGGATATGAAACACAGATAACCATTCATCGTGTACAAGAATATGGGAAAGAAATAATCTCCGAAAATGTCTTTGCTGAATTACGAAAACATTTTGGCTAG
- a CDS encoding ABC transporter ATP-binding protein — translation MEKILQVKDLNISFHTFSGEVQAIRGVSFDLLKGETLAIVGESGSGKSVTTKSIMRLLPEHNSEIKSGEILFDGKDLTKLKDREMQKIRGKDISMIFQDPMTSLNPTMKIGNQIMEPLIKHQNMSKHAAKERALDLLKLVGIPKPEIRINQYPHQFSGGMRQRVVIAIALACNPKVLIADEPTTALDVTIQAQILELMKDLQKKIDTSIIFITHDLGVVANVADRVAVMYGGKIVEIGTADEIFYNPQHPYTWGLISSMPDMDTHDEELFSIPGTPPDLLDPPKGDAFAPRNPFVMKIDLEQEPPFFKVSDTHYAATWLLHPDAPKVEPPEAVKRRQNQYVGNAGVATLEKVTTGQFPGKKEGN, via the coding sequence ATGGAGAAAATATTACAAGTTAAAGATTTAAATATCTCATTCCATACATTTTCTGGTGAAGTTCAAGCGATTCGTGGTGTGAGTTTCGACCTTCTTAAAGGTGAAACTCTTGCAATCGTTGGTGAATCAGGTTCTGGAAAATCAGTAACAACTAAGTCAATAATGCGTCTACTTCCTGAACACAATTCAGAGATAAAAAGCGGTGAAATCCTTTTTGACGGAAAAGATTTAACAAAGCTTAAAGATAGAGAGATGCAAAAAATTCGCGGAAAAGATATTTCAATGATTTTCCAGGATCCTATGACTTCTTTAAATCCAACTATGAAAATTGGCAACCAAATAATGGAACCGCTAATTAAACATCAAAATATGAGTAAGCATGCTGCAAAAGAAAGAGCACTTGATTTATTGAAGCTCGTTGGTATTCCTAAACCTGAAATTCGCATAAACCAATACCCACACCAATTCTCAGGTGGTATGAGACAACGTGTTGTTATTGCAATTGCACTGGCGTGTAATCCAAAAGTTCTTATTGCCGATGAACCAACAACTGCGTTGGACGTAACAATTCAGGCGCAAATTCTTGAATTAATGAAAGATTTACAAAAGAAAATCGACACATCCATTATTTTCATAACACATGATCTTGGTGTTGTTGCAAATGTGGCTGATCGTGTTGCTGTTATGTATGGTGGGAAAATTGTTGAAATTGGAACGGCTGATGAAATTTTTTATAATCCACAACATCCATATACTTGGGGATTAATTAGTTCTATGCCGGACATGGATACACATGACGAGGAGTTATTCTCTATTCCGGGAACACCTCCAGATTTATTAGATCCACCAAAGGGTGATGCGTTCGCACCACGTAACCCATTTGTAATGAAGATTGACCTAGAGCAAGAACCACCATTTTTTAAAGTTTCTGATACACACTATGCTGCTACGTGGTTATTACATCCGGATGCACCAAAGGTTGAACCACCGGAAGCTGTTAAGAGACGTCAGAATCAATATGTTGGTAATGCAGGTGTGGCTACATTAGAAAAAGTGACCACTGGGCAATTCCCTGGAAAAAAGGAGGGAAACTAA
- the pepF gene encoding oligoendopeptidase F has product MSNETAVKSLPTRNDIPVEDTWKLEDIFASDQDWENEFQDVKNQISGIKEYEGKLGESAETLYKALQFQDRLLERIGKLYTYSHMRYDQDTTNSFYQGLDDRMKNLYSQAGSQLAFIVPEILSIEEEKVASFLNEKPELKLYEHAIAEINLQRAHVLTAEQEALLAEASEIMNASSNTFGMLNNADIEFPSIKDENGEEVEITHGRYIRFLESGDQRVRRDAFKAVYKTYGSFQNTFSSTLSGNVKKDNFNARIRKYDSARHAALAANNIPESVYDNLVNTVSENLHLLHRYVKLRKKVLGLNELHMYDLYTPLVKDVKMDIKYEEAKDIIIKGLAPLGEEYGEILKTGFESRWVDVHENKGKRSGAYSSGAYGTHPYILMNWQDNVNNLFTLAHEFGHSVHSYYTRKSQPYPYGNYSIFVAEVASTCNEALLNDYLLKTIDDEQKRIYLLNHYLEGFRGTVFRQTMFAEFEHLIHQKAQNNEALTAEALTESYYALNKKYFGEEDIVIDEEIGLEWARIPHFYYNYYVYQYATGFSAATALSKQILEEGEPAVKRYIDFLSAGSSDYPIEVLKKAGVDMTSAEPVKNACKVFEEKLNELEKLLS; this is encoded by the coding sequence ATGTCAAATGAAACTGCCGTAAAATCACTACCAACTAGAAATGATATCCCCGTAGAGGATACTTGGAAATTAGAGGATATTTTTGCTAGTGATCAGGACTGGGAGAACGAATTTCAAGACGTCAAAAATCAAATTTCTGGAATTAAAGAATATGAAGGAAAATTAGGTGAAAGTGCAGAGACACTTTATAAAGCTCTTCAATTCCAAGATAGGCTATTGGAACGGATTGGAAAGCTTTATACATATTCACATATGCGCTACGATCAGGATACTACTAATTCCTTCTATCAGGGTTTAGATGATCGGATGAAAAATCTTTATTCCCAGGCAGGTAGTCAGCTAGCATTTATTGTACCTGAAATCCTTTCTATCGAGGAAGAGAAGGTTGCAAGTTTCTTGAATGAGAAACCAGAGCTAAAACTTTATGAACACGCCATTGCTGAGATTAATCTGCAGCGTGCACATGTCCTAACTGCTGAACAAGAAGCATTACTAGCTGAAGCAAGCGAAATAATGAATGCTTCTAGTAATACTTTTGGCATGCTTAATAACGCAGACATAGAATTCCCTTCTATTAAAGATGAAAATGGGGAAGAGGTTGAAATTACCCATGGTCGTTATATTCGTTTCTTGGAAAGTGGGGACCAGCGTGTAAGACGTGATGCCTTTAAAGCCGTGTATAAGACGTATGGAAGTTTTCAAAATACCTTTTCTAGTACATTAAGCGGCAATGTAAAAAAGGACAATTTCAATGCACGGATCAGAAAATATGATTCAGCTAGACATGCAGCACTGGCAGCAAACAATATTCCAGAAAGTGTATACGATAATCTGGTAAATACAGTTAGTGAAAATCTGCATCTATTGCATCGGTATGTGAAGCTTCGGAAAAAAGTCTTAGGCTTAAATGAGCTTCATATGTATGATCTTTATACACCACTTGTGAAAGATGTGAAAATGGACATTAAGTATGAAGAAGCAAAGGATATAATCATAAAGGGTTTAGCTCCGTTAGGTGAGGAGTATGGCGAAATCCTGAAGACAGGTTTTGAAAGCCGCTGGGTAGATGTTCATGAGAATAAAGGAAAGCGGAGTGGTGCTTATTCTTCGGGTGCTTATGGGACACATCCATACATCTTAATGAACTGGCAAGACAACGTGAATAACTTATTTACCCTTGCGCATGAATTTGGTCATTCGGTGCATAGCTATTATACACGCAAATCACAGCCGTATCCGTATGGAAACTATTCTATTTTTGTTGCAGAGGTTGCCTCAACCTGTAATGAAGCTTTACTTAATGATTATTTATTAAAGACTATTGATGACGAGCAAAAGCGGATTTATCTTCTAAATCACTACCTAGAAGGTTTTAGAGGTACGGTTTTCAGACAAACCATGTTTGCTGAATTCGAACATTTAATCCATCAAAAAGCTCAAAACAATGAGGCTTTAACAGCTGAGGCGTTAACTGAAAGCTATTACGCTTTGAACAAGAAATATTTTGGTGAAGAAGATATCGTCATTGACGAGGAAATTGGTTTGGAGTGGGCAAGAATCCCACATTTCTATTACAATTATTATGTCTATCAATATGCAACAGGTTTCAGCGCTGCAACTGCGCTCAGCAAGCAAATCTTAGAAGAAGGAGAGCCTGCTGTCAAACGTTATATCGATTTCCTAAGTGCCGGAAGTTCTGATTATCCAATTGAAGTGTTAAAGAAGGCAGGAGTCGATATGACAAGTGCAGAGCCAGTTAAAAATGCATGTAAAGTATTTGAAGAAAAATTAAATGAGCTAGAAAAATTATTATCATAA
- the spxA gene encoding transcriptional regulator SpxA — translation MVTLYTSPSCTSCRKAKSWLEEHEIPYSERNIFSEPLSMEEIKAILRMTEDGTDEIISTRSKTFQKLNVNLDSMPLQDLFGLIKENPGLLRRPIIIDEKRLQVGYNEDEIRRFLPRKVRTFQLREAQRMVN, via the coding sequence ATGGTAACACTATACACTTCACCAAGTTGTACATCATGTCGTAAAGCAAAATCATGGTTAGAAGAGCATGAGATTCCATACTCTGAAAGAAATATATTCTCTGAGCCCCTATCCATGGAGGAGATTAAAGCAATTCTTCGTATGACGGAAGATGGGACAGACGAAATTATTTCAACCAGATCAAAGACATTCCAAAAATTGAATGTCAACTTAGATTCAATGCCGCTTCAGGATTTGTTTGGATTAATTAAAGAAAATCCAGGCTTGTTACGTCGACCTATAATTATTGATGAAAAACGGTTACAGGTTGGATATAACGAAGATGAAATTAGACGGTTTCTTCCAAGAAAAGTGCGTACATTCCAACTAAGGGAAGCGCAGCGGATGGTTAATTAA
- a CDS encoding competence protein CoiA family protein — protein sequence MLTAITKNGKKLCLGYDYKKESLLSLRSKEDFFCPICGESVLLKLGDHRIFHFAHKRGGTCREFYDHESIYHLDGKRQLYQWLIKQNIPAVLEYFDKEIQQRPDILFKFNGKKYALEYQCSPIPEEIFSKRTKTYLENDYIPLWIIASRHLQLKQRDIDTLSNFHYLFLRSSLPGTFFIPSYCPEKQHFHLVESITPFSIKNAFTQHSFYSPDRLEISSLLTPKPQKRIYMPKWKTEMDRIIQNMIRYSDQHKKKFLLEIYNNCLNPFLLPPEIGLPVPHSILIQTPPVIWQTYVYLDLLSHKKPSDFITMQEMKEHLNRRVKRHEVVSRHLPQVSHLNPLLAVIEYLLYLTKLGILSKVGETCFQVKEKIWIPHSNRERDESMVRFNQKHGSLCKIINEN from the coding sequence TTGTTAACTGCCATAACAAAAAATGGTAAAAAACTTTGTCTTGGTTATGATTATAAGAAGGAGAGCCTCTTGTCCCTTCGGAGTAAAGAAGACTTTTTTTGCCCTATTTGTGGGGAAAGTGTTTTGTTAAAATTAGGCGATCATCGTATTTTTCATTTTGCACATAAAAGAGGTGGAACTTGCCGGGAATTTTATGACCATGAATCCATCTATCACTTGGATGGTAAACGACAGCTGTATCAGTGGCTTATTAAACAAAATATACCCGCAGTATTGGAGTACTTTGATAAGGAAATCCAACAGCGTCCAGACATTCTGTTCAAATTTAACGGTAAGAAATACGCGTTAGAATATCAGTGCTCACCGATACCTGAAGAAATTTTTAGTAAGAGAACAAAAACATATCTTGAGAATGATTACATTCCATTATGGATTATTGCAAGCAGGCATTTGCAACTAAAGCAGAGAGACATCGATACTTTATCTAACTTTCATTACTTATTTTTACGATCTTCTTTACCAGGCACCTTTTTTATTCCATCTTATTGCCCCGAAAAGCAACACTTTCATCTAGTGGAATCCATTACACCCTTCTCGATAAAAAATGCTTTTACCCAACATTCCTTTTACTCACCTGATAGATTAGAAATATCTAGTTTACTCACCCCAAAACCTCAAAAAAGGATTTACATGCCAAAGTGGAAAACAGAAATGGATAGGATCATTCAAAATATGATACGTTATTCAGATCAACATAAAAAAAAGTTCCTTCTTGAAATCTACAATAATTGCCTCAATCCATTTTTACTTCCACCAGAAATAGGCCTCCCTGTCCCTCACTCGATACTCATCCAAACACCACCCGTTATTTGGCAGACGTATGTATATCTTGATTTACTATCCCATAAAAAACCAAGTGATTTTATTACCATGCAAGAAATGAAGGAGCATTTAAATAGGAGAGTGAAAAGACATGAAGTGGTAAGCAGACACTTACCGCAGGTGAGCCATCTGAATCCTTTGCTTGCAGTTATTGAATATCTCCTTTACTTAACAAAGCTAGGTATCCTTTCAAAAGTGGGTGAAACCTGTTTTCAAGTGAAAGAGAAAATATGGATTCCTCACTCTAATAGGGAAAGAGATGAAAGCATGGTTCGGTTTAACCAAAAACATGGTTCACTTTGTAAAATCATAAATGAAAATTAG
- the opp3C gene encoding oligopeptide ABC transporter permease — protein MSNKEMIISKDMFAPAHVDPSKSEKISKPSLSFWQDSWMRVRKNRGAVISLVVLVILILMAFIGPLITPYAYDTQTTKHNNLPPRIQGIENVHWLPFDGTLTRRDGTEYNAYEVRKVDAYYWFGTDNLGRDLFARVWKGTQVSLFIAFMAALIDMLIGVTYGAVSGYLGGKVDGFMQRIIEVIVGIPNLIVVVLMILVLKPGIIPIIIALTITGWTSMARVVRAQVLKFKGQEFVLAAKTLGASDSSIIFKHMIPNMFGVIIINTMFSIPNAIFFEAFLSFIGLGLQEPNASLGTLVNEGYKAMIAFPYQMIIPSIMIALIMVCFNLVADGLRDALDPKMRD, from the coding sequence ATGAGCAATAAAGAAATGATCATCTCAAAGGATATGTTTGCTCCTGCTCATGTAGACCCATCAAAAAGTGAAAAGATTTCTAAGCCAAGTTTGAGTTTTTGGCAGGATTCTTGGATGCGTGTCCGTAAAAATAGAGGTGCGGTTATCAGTTTAGTTGTCCTTGTCATATTAATTTTAATGGCGTTCATTGGTCCTCTAATAACGCCATATGCTTACGATACACAAACAACTAAACATAATAACCTTCCACCGCGGATACAAGGTATAGAAAATGTTCACTGGCTGCCATTTGATGGAACATTAACGCGCAGAGACGGAACAGAATATAACGCATATGAAGTACGTAAAGTCGATGCTTATTATTGGTTTGGTACAGACAATTTAGGTCGTGATCTTTTTGCACGTGTCTGGAAAGGTACACAAGTTTCCCTTTTCATTGCTTTTATGGCGGCATTAATTGATATGTTGATTGGTGTGACCTACGGTGCGGTTTCTGGATATTTAGGTGGTAAAGTCGATGGATTTATGCAGAGGATTATTGAGGTTATCGTTGGTATACCTAACCTGATTGTCGTTGTATTAATGATTCTTGTTCTAAAGCCTGGTATCATCCCGATTATTATTGCCTTAACAATCACTGGTTGGACTAGTATGGCCCGAGTAGTGCGTGCACAGGTATTAAAATTTAAGGGCCAGGAATTTGTTTTAGCAGCTAAAACACTTGGAGCATCAGATAGCTCAATTATTTTTAAACACATGATTCCAAATATGTTTGGTGTCATAATCATTAACACCATGTTCTCTATTCCTAATGCGATTTTCTTTGAAGCTTTCTTAAGCTTTATTGGATTAGGTCTCCAGGAGCCAAATGCATCGCTAGGAACATTGGTAAATGAAGGATATAAAGCAATGATTGCATTCCCATATCAAATGATCATTCCTTCCATTATGATTGCTTTGATTATGGTATGCTTTAACTTAGTAGCTGATGGATTACGTGATGCTCTTGATCCAAAAATGCGTGATTAA
- the cls gene encoding cardiolipin synthase: protein MKNTVRVIVFVAVLSVLWFFFRDQLQGGVFGFLSIFITFSVIFIGIVIFFENRHPTQTITWLVVLGSFPLIGFFFYLLFGRNYRKERMFRKKYFLDKQAFLTVEGEDDPRSEEKRRLLGEHQGRLFTLAHKLGNSPISFDTSTKVLTNGEETFRNIIDELKRARHHIHLEYYIVRHDHIGQEIKDILIEKANQGVKVRFLFDAVGSWKLSKAYINDLRGAGIETVPFGPVRLPFLNNKFNFRNHRKIIVIDGTIGFVGGLNIGDEYLGRDKEIGFWRDTHLMLKGEAVRTLQLIFLQDWYYMTNHSFLTAEYLSPQLDDKSHGGVQLIAGGPDNEWSVIKNIFFAMITSAKKNVWIASPYFIPDEDIFSAIKVAALSGVDVRLLVPNRPDKRIVFHASRSYFPELLEAGVKVYEYERGFMHSKIVIVDGELASIGTSNMDMRSFHLNFEVNAFLFRTNSTEKLVMEYLNDLKNAKELNLLTFQKRHFGLRILESTARLLSPLL from the coding sequence CTGAAAAACACAGTAAGGGTTATAGTGTTTGTAGCCGTATTATCCGTACTATGGTTTTTCTTTCGTGACCAATTACAAGGTGGAGTATTTGGTTTTTTAAGTATCTTCATAACGTTTTCGGTCATTTTTATTGGGATCGTTATTTTCTTCGAAAACCGACATCCTACGCAAACCATCACATGGTTAGTGGTATTAGGAAGCTTTCCGCTAATTGGTTTTTTCTTTTATCTTTTATTTGGACGTAATTATCGAAAGGAGAGAATGTTTAGGAAGAAGTATTTCTTAGATAAGCAGGCTTTTCTAACGGTTGAAGGGGAAGACGATCCGAGAAGTGAAGAGAAGCGCCGATTACTCGGAGAGCACCAAGGAAGATTATTTACACTTGCACATAAGCTTGGGAACAGCCCTATCTCTTTTGATACTTCTACAAAAGTACTGACTAATGGAGAAGAGACTTTCCGGAACATTATTGATGAGTTGAAAAGAGCAAGGCACCATATTCATCTAGAATATTATATTGTTCGACATGACCATATTGGCCAGGAAATCAAGGATATCTTGATTGAAAAGGCGAATCAAGGTGTTAAAGTAAGATTCCTTTTCGACGCAGTTGGTTCCTGGAAATTATCAAAAGCATACATTAATGATTTACGAGGAGCTGGTATTGAAACCGTTCCATTTGGACCAGTAAGATTACCATTTTTAAATAATAAATTTAATTTCCGTAATCATAGAAAAATTATCGTAATTGATGGAACGATTGGCTTTGTTGGCGGATTAAATATTGGTGATGAATATTTAGGAAGGGACAAAGAAATAGGTTTCTGGCGGGATACACATTTGATGTTAAAGGGAGAAGCCGTTCGTACCCTCCAACTCATTTTTTTGCAGGACTGGTACTACATGACGAACCACAGTTTTCTAACAGCGGAATATTTATCACCACAACTTGATGATAAAAGTCATGGCGGGGTTCAATTGATTGCTGGTGGTCCTGATAATGAGTGGAGTGTTATAAAAAATATATTTTTCGCTATGATTACATCGGCTAAAAAAAATGTCTGGATTGCATCACCGTATTTTATTCCAGATGAAGATATCTTTTCGGCAATAAAAGTGGCAGCTTTAAGCGGTGTGGATGTCAGGTTGCTTGTTCCCAACCGTCCTGATAAACGAATTGTTTTTCATGCCTCAAGGTCCTATTTTCCTGAATTATTGGAAGCTGGGGTAAAGGTGTACGAATATGAAAGAGGATTTATGCATAGTAAAATTGTTATTGTCGACGGTGAACTTGCCTCTATCGGCACATCGAACATGGATATGCGGAGTTTTCATTTAAATTTTGAAGTAAATGCATTTTTATTCCGAACGAATAGTACGGAGAAACTCGTTATGGAATATTTAAATGATCTCAAAAATGCCAAGGAGCTCAATCTACTCACATTTCAAAAACGGCATTTTGGTTTGCGGATTTTAGAGTCAACGGCAAGGCTGCTATCTCCTCTTTTATAA